One window of Xylocopa sonorina isolate GNS202 chromosome 9, iyXylSono1_principal, whole genome shotgun sequence genomic DNA carries:
- the LOC143426925 gene encoding leucine-rich repeat flightless-interacting protein 2 isoform X1 yields MESAVAGRRRTTTRHSAEDQALDQIAKEAEARLAARRQARAEAREIRMRELERQQKEAEENADRMYDICAADVNRTMRVTPDSVRASRLLTNSNNFQSSRRSSEDSLEDAGLSRDLRLELKEFEEKFRKAMIANAQLDNEKSSYAYQVDLLKDKLEELEETVAQLRRELREKNRESDQLKRLSQRLKDELEVCNAQLVERDTLIQENGLVIIDDEGSENEDNDIENGPRPRRRVLVSTEAAELLQNAGKGSLDVRLRKFASEKKELQDEIRHLRLELEETRNRIRSERSPGSVLGYLSDSEDVQRETNKLLADYKFKLQKAEQDMSTLQATVARLESQVIRYKSAAEASEKAEDELKVEKRKLQREVRETQGRVEELEAANSHLQRRLDKLKNAKSALLKEL; encoded by the exons ATGGAGTCCGCTGTAGCTGGACGTAGGCGGACAACCACGCGACATTCGGCAGAAGATCAGGCTCTCGATCAGATAGCCAAAGAG GCAGAAGCTAGACTAGCCGCGAGAAGACAGGCAAGAGCGGAAGCAAGAGAGATACGAATGCGGGAGTTAGAAAGGCAACAGAAAGAGGCAGAGGAGAATGCGGATAGGATGTACGACATTTGTGCAG CCGATGTGAATCGAACAATGAGAGTGACACCCGATTCTGTGAGGGCGTCCCGCCTCCTCACGAATTCTAATAACTTCCAGTCCAGTCGTAGATCGTCTGAAGATTCGTTAGAAGATGCTGGCCTAAGCAGAGATCTCAGG ttagaattgaaagaattcgaagagaagTTCAGGAAAGCGATGATAGCAAACGCTCAGTTAGACAATGAAAAGTCTTCGTATGCCTATCAGGTCGATTTGTTGAAAGACAAGTTGGAGGAACTGGAGGAAACAGTTGCACAACTCCGTAGAGAGCTTAGGGAAAAGAATCGGGAATCCGATCAGCTGAAAAGACTCAGTCAAAGATTGAAAGACGAATTAGAAGTATGTAATGCACAACTAGTAGAGAGAGATACGCTTATACAA GAAAATGGTTTAGTTATTATCGATGATGAGGGAAGCGAAAATGAAGATAACGATATCGAAAACGGCCCACGTCCGAGACGTAGAGTACTAGTCAGTACAGAAGCAGCGGAATTATTACAAAATGCTGGAAAGGGTTCACTAG ATGTGCGACTGAGAAAATTTGCTTCTGAAAAAAAGGAACTGCAAGACGAGATAAGACATCTAAGATTAGAATTGGAGGAGACGAGAAATCGGATTAGGTCCGAAAGATCGCCTGGTTCAGTATTAG GTTATTTATCAGACTCCGAAGATGTGCAACGAGAAACAAATAAACTTCTGGCCGACTACAAGTTCAAGCTTCAGAAAGCTGAACAGGACATGTCCACTTTGCAAGCCACGGTGGCTAGGCTAGAAAGTCAAGTAATACGTTACAAGTCGGCAGCAGAGGCGTCCGAGAAGGCAGAGGATGAGCTAAAAGTCGAAAAGAGAAAATTACAAAGAGAA GTGAGGGAGACACAAGGTCGCGTTGAAGAATTGGAAGCGGCAAATTCTCATTTACAAAGGCGATTGGATAAacttaaaaacgcgaaatccgcTCTGTTGAAGGAGCTTTGA
- the LOC143427601 gene encoding dnaJ homolog subfamily C member 1 isoform X1: protein MKMKASLLLILLYFFNVCGSTSAWDNDELEVFDVVEEVNQNFYEVLGVPQAANASEIKKAFRRLSLQLHPDKNPAEDAEQQFRKLVAVYDVLKDPGKRQRYNNVLVNGLPNWRSAVYYYRHVRKMGLLELGIILFLLITIGQYVVAWAAYFEKRYTYEQVLGSKLQKMQKKNKKGKMDVPDLADILERIPTPTIWNTLPFQLPRWVIAFTLSIPEIVRLMHGALEERKRRKKQEEEEALAQENEQPEPEPTSRTRRRRTGFTPQERSGNGVKEVSKKDQSNHVYQKSPVSGGLWTDDDILELIRLVKKYPSGTSERWDKIADAMNRTVTEVTHMAKKIKDEGLKPGTATEETVVEERPKKTKTRAENVENLSEWSQEQQRALEAALIKYPKGISVDRWEKIANCVEGKNKDECQIRYRQLVELVRKKQHVQ, encoded by the exons ATGAAAATGAAAGCGTCATTATTGCTGATCCTTTTGTACTTTTTCAACGTGTGCGGGTCAACGAGCGCTTGGGACAACGACGAGTTGGAGGTGTTCGACGTTGTCGAGGAGGTCAATCAAAATTTTTACGAGGTCCTGGGTGTTCCACAG GCTGCCAATGCTTCGGAGATTAAGAAAGCTTTTAGACGATTGTCCCTTCAGCTACATCCGGACAAAAATCCTGCCGAGGATGCGGAGCAGCAGTTTAGGAAG TTAGTCGCGGTGTACGATGTGTTGAAAGATCCTGGGAAACGTCAGCGGTACAACAATGTACTTGTTAATGGTTTACCGAATTGGCGATCGGCTGTATATTATTACCGTCATGTGCGGAAAATGGGACTTTTGGAATTAgggattattttatttttacttattACGATTGGACAATACGTGGTTGCATGGGCTGCGTACTTCGAGAAAAGATATACATAT GAACAAGTTTTAGGTAGCAAACTTCAGAAAATGCAAAAAAAGAACAAGAAAGGGAAGATGGACGTGCCGGATCTGGCAGATATCCTGGAGAGGATTCCTACGCCAACCATTTGGAACACTCTTCCATTCCAGCTTCCACGATGGGTGATAGCTTTCACGTTATCTATACCAGAGATTGTCCGTCTTATGCACGGTGCATTGGAAGAAAGGAAACGTAGGAAGAaacaagaagaggaagaagcatT GGCGCAAGAGAATGAACAACCGGAACCGGAACCGACGTCTCGCACCAGGAGGCGAAGAACCGGTTTCACGCCACAAGAGAGAAGTGGTAACGgtgtcaaggaagtgtctaaaAAGGACCAAAGTAATCACGTCTATCAGAAATCACCTGTATCTGGTGGTTTATGGACCGACGATGATATATTAGAATTAATAAGACTCGTGAAGAAATATCCTAGTGGTACGTCCGAAAGATGGGACAAGATCGCAGATGCGATGAACCGTACAGTTACAGAAGTTACGCATATGGCGAAAAAG ATAAAAGATGAGGGCTTAAAACCCGGTACGGCCACGGAAGAGACCGTGGTGGAAGAACGTCCAAAAAAGACAAAGACGCGTGCTGAGAACGTGGAGAATTTGAGCGAATGGAGTCAAGAGCAGCAAAGAGCTTTGGAAGCGGCTCTTATAAAATATCCTAAAGGTATATCTGTAGATAGATGGGAGAAAATTGCCAATTGTGTCGAGGGAAAGAACAAG GACGAGTGCCAAATAAGGTATAGACAATTGGTGGAATTAGTCAGAAAAAAACAGCATGTTCAATAA
- the LOC143427601 gene encoding dnaJ homolog subfamily C member 1 isoform X2, protein MKMKASLLLILLYFFNVCGSTSAWDNDELEVFDVVEEVNQNFYEVLGVPQAANASEIKKAFRRLSLQLHPDKNPAEDAEQQFRKLVAVYDVLKDPGKRQRYNNVLVNGLPNWRSAVYYYRHVRKMGLLELGIILFLLITIGQYVVAWAAYFEKRYTYEQVLGSKLQKMQKKNKKGKMDVPDLADILERIPTPTIWNTLPFQLPRWVIAFTLSIPEIVRLMHGALEERKRRKKQEEEEALAQENEQPEPEPTSRTRRRRTGFTPQERSGNGVKEVSKKDQSNHVYQKSPVSGGLWTDDDILELIRLVKKYPSGTSERWDKIADAMNRTVTEVTHMAKKIKDEGLKPGTATEETVVEERPKKTKTRAENVENLSEWSQEQQRALEAALIKYPKGISVDRWEKIANCVEGKNKVWTSAK, encoded by the exons ATGAAAATGAAAGCGTCATTATTGCTGATCCTTTTGTACTTTTTCAACGTGTGCGGGTCAACGAGCGCTTGGGACAACGACGAGTTGGAGGTGTTCGACGTTGTCGAGGAGGTCAATCAAAATTTTTACGAGGTCCTGGGTGTTCCACAG GCTGCCAATGCTTCGGAGATTAAGAAAGCTTTTAGACGATTGTCCCTTCAGCTACATCCGGACAAAAATCCTGCCGAGGATGCGGAGCAGCAGTTTAGGAAG TTAGTCGCGGTGTACGATGTGTTGAAAGATCCTGGGAAACGTCAGCGGTACAACAATGTACTTGTTAATGGTTTACCGAATTGGCGATCGGCTGTATATTATTACCGTCATGTGCGGAAAATGGGACTTTTGGAATTAgggattattttatttttacttattACGATTGGACAATACGTGGTTGCATGGGCTGCGTACTTCGAGAAAAGATATACATAT GAACAAGTTTTAGGTAGCAAACTTCAGAAAATGCAAAAAAAGAACAAGAAAGGGAAGATGGACGTGCCGGATCTGGCAGATATCCTGGAGAGGATTCCTACGCCAACCATTTGGAACACTCTTCCATTCCAGCTTCCACGATGGGTGATAGCTTTCACGTTATCTATACCAGAGATTGTCCGTCTTATGCACGGTGCATTGGAAGAAAGGAAACGTAGGAAGAaacaagaagaggaagaagcatT GGCGCAAGAGAATGAACAACCGGAACCGGAACCGACGTCTCGCACCAGGAGGCGAAGAACCGGTTTCACGCCACAAGAGAGAAGTGGTAACGgtgtcaaggaagtgtctaaaAAGGACCAAAGTAATCACGTCTATCAGAAATCACCTGTATCTGGTGGTTTATGGACCGACGATGATATATTAGAATTAATAAGACTCGTGAAGAAATATCCTAGTGGTACGTCCGAAAGATGGGACAAGATCGCAGATGCGATGAACCGTACAGTTACAGAAGTTACGCATATGGCGAAAAAG ATAAAAGATGAGGGCTTAAAACCCGGTACGGCCACGGAAGAGACCGTGGTGGAAGAACGTCCAAAAAAGACAAAGACGCGTGCTGAGAACGTGGAGAATTTGAGCGAATGGAGTCAAGAGCAGCAAAGAGCTTTGGAAGCGGCTCTTATAAAATATCCTAAAGGTATATCTGTAGATAGATGGGAGAAAATTGCCAATTGTGTCGAGGGAAAGAACAAGGTATG GACGAGTGCCAAATAA
- the LOC143426925 gene encoding leucine-rich repeat flightless-interacting protein 2 isoform X2, producing the protein MRELERQQKEAEENADRMYDICAADVNRTMRVTPDSVRASRLLTNSNNFQSSRRSSEDSLEDAGLSRDLRLELKEFEEKFRKAMIANAQLDNEKSSYAYQVDLLKDKLEELEETVAQLRRELREKNRESDQLKRLSQRLKDELEVCNAQLVERDTLIQENGLVIIDDEGSENEDNDIENGPRPRRRVLVSTEAAELLQNAGKGSLDVRLRKFASEKKELQDEIRHLRLELEETRNRIRSERSPGSVLGYLSDSEDVQRETNKLLADYKFKLQKAEQDMSTLQATVARLESQVIRYKSAAEASEKAEDELKVEKRKLQREVRETQGRVEELEAANSHLQRRLDKLKNAKSALLKEL; encoded by the exons ATGCGGGAGTTAGAAAGGCAACAGAAAGAGGCAGAGGAGAATGCGGATAGGATGTACGACATTTGTGCAG CCGATGTGAATCGAACAATGAGAGTGACACCCGATTCTGTGAGGGCGTCCCGCCTCCTCACGAATTCTAATAACTTCCAGTCCAGTCGTAGATCGTCTGAAGATTCGTTAGAAGATGCTGGCCTAAGCAGAGATCTCAGG ttagaattgaaagaattcgaagagaagTTCAGGAAAGCGATGATAGCAAACGCTCAGTTAGACAATGAAAAGTCTTCGTATGCCTATCAGGTCGATTTGTTGAAAGACAAGTTGGAGGAACTGGAGGAAACAGTTGCACAACTCCGTAGAGAGCTTAGGGAAAAGAATCGGGAATCCGATCAGCTGAAAAGACTCAGTCAAAGATTGAAAGACGAATTAGAAGTATGTAATGCACAACTAGTAGAGAGAGATACGCTTATACAA GAAAATGGTTTAGTTATTATCGATGATGAGGGAAGCGAAAATGAAGATAACGATATCGAAAACGGCCCACGTCCGAGACGTAGAGTACTAGTCAGTACAGAAGCAGCGGAATTATTACAAAATGCTGGAAAGGGTTCACTAG ATGTGCGACTGAGAAAATTTGCTTCTGAAAAAAAGGAACTGCAAGACGAGATAAGACATCTAAGATTAGAATTGGAGGAGACGAGAAATCGGATTAGGTCCGAAAGATCGCCTGGTTCAGTATTAG GTTATTTATCAGACTCCGAAGATGTGCAACGAGAAACAAATAAACTTCTGGCCGACTACAAGTTCAAGCTTCAGAAAGCTGAACAGGACATGTCCACTTTGCAAGCCACGGTGGCTAGGCTAGAAAGTCAAGTAATACGTTACAAGTCGGCAGCAGAGGCGTCCGAGAAGGCAGAGGATGAGCTAAAAGTCGAAAAGAGAAAATTACAAAGAGAA GTGAGGGAGACACAAGGTCGCGTTGAAGAATTGGAAGCGGCAAATTCTCATTTACAAAGGCGATTGGATAAacttaaaaacgcgaaatccgcTCTGTTGAAGGAGCTTTGA